CCATTTCTCAAAAGGTATAAAAAGGGAGccgcctctctcctctcccactcCTCACTCATCTACTGCTCTGTGGAACAGTGTTGTtcttccattttcttctttactgCAATTAACCGCCACTCGAACAGCAACCATGTCCCAGCTGGAGACAGCCATGGCCATCCTGATGAAGACCTTTGACACATACGCTGCTGGTCAGGGAAAAAAGGACACCCTGACCAAAGCTGAGGCCAAGACTTTGCTGGAGAAGGAGCTGCCCGGACTGCTCAAGGTACCGTACACCCCTGGGGAGGGATGTCTGTGCTCACCAGTGTATTAACAGCATTTAGCTTAATGAAGCTCAGGCACAAATTCTCACACTTATTACTATTTTCTGCGTTCCTTGAGTttatcattaaattaaaaaagaggCCACCAATACTGAAAATGTAATGACTTGTGGAGTAAAGTGCAAAGTTTTTGTTAAGGTTTTCAATTTTAAATGTCATCTAGGATCAAAGATCCATCTTGAACTTGAACAAAACCCTCTTGATGCTAAAAGCTGGCTAAATTTTGCTGTAAAAAAGACGTCGATGGTGTTTTGTACAGGCAGCAAAGAACCAACAGGAGGTGGACAAGCTGCTGAACGGTTTGGATTTTAACGGAGACTCTGAGATCGACTTCAGTGAATTTGTGGTGATGGTGGCTGCCCTGACCTGCGCCTGCCACGACCGCTGCTGCAAGAAGTGAGCAGGCCGAACGCACCCTCGGGTGGGGCCAACTGGCAGCAACAG
The sequence above is drawn from the Toxotes jaculatrix isolate fToxJac2 chromosome 23, fToxJac2.pri, whole genome shotgun sequence genome and encodes:
- the LOC121177124 gene encoding protein S100-P-like, which codes for MSQLETAMAILMKTFDTYAAGQGKKDTLTKAEAKTLLEKELPGLLKAAKNQQEVDKLLNGLDFNGDSEIDFSEFVVMVAALTCACHDRCCKK